The Pseudofrankia sp. DC12 region ACCGACGCCCACTACAGCCCCGCCACCGGCCAGGTCTGGTGCGACCCAGGCGACCTCGCGCCAGCAGGCCGGGTCCTCGTCGTTGACGACATCTGCGGCTCCGGAGCCACCCTGCGGACCGTTGTCGCCGCGCTCGCCGAGCGCGCACCGACCGGTACCCAGCTGGTCACCGCCACGCTCTGCCTGAACGCCGGATCCACGGCCCCACCCGACCTGTGGGTCTGGGCCGACCTCCGGGACTGGGTCGTCTTCCCCTGGGAGACCCAACCGCCCGCCGACACGATGACAGACCTGCCACTCCCCACGCAGGCGTACCGGCGATGACCCCTGGCGGCCCACGCCCGACCAGCGGCACTGTCCTGTTCGTCCTCGCGTCCTACCGGCGCGACGCACCCGCCGGGATCGAACGCGCCATCGCCGGCCTGACGACCGGGTTGAACGCCACCGGCCACCGGTCCCTCATCGCCACCGCAGCGCCGCACCCTCCCGACGACCCCGACGTGGTGCCGCTGCAGCTACCGGTGTCGTTCCCCTGCGACGACGACGCGCTACGCGCCTGCATCGAGAACAACCGCCCCGCGCTTGCCGCTCAGCTCGGCGCACTCGCGGCACGGACCCGCGCCGACGTCATCGTCTACGCGGACGCGCTCTGGGGCC contains the following coding sequences:
- a CDS encoding phosphoribosyltransferase family protein, yielding MTARVFEHSRLWRLTAPALDRAVQLLATAATENFGAFTQVVGIADGGTVPATQIATQLGVRPTMVRARHNPTDAHYSPATGQVWCDPGDLAPAGRVLVVDDICGSGATLRTVVAALAERAPTGTQLVTATLCLNAGSTAPPDLWVWADLRDWVVFPWETQPPADTMTDLPLPTQAYRR